GGTGGGCGCGGACTTTCGCAGGCGCTAGGCCTGGCTGGATTTACGAATCTGGATGTAGTGCGGAATCCCTCACTTGGATCAAAGCCTTATCTGGCGCGGCTTTCTCTTCACCAGGCAATCGGGCTTTCGAGCAAACTTGTGGACAGCCCACGGACGGCGTTCTCTCTTGCGACCAAGGTATCGGAGCGACGGATCGAGATGCGGCTGGGCAAGATGAGTCTGCCGGATTTCTTCGACGTAAATGCCATCGGCAGCGACTCGCACCTGCAGTTTCAGAACTGGACCATCGATAACAACGGAGCCTGGGATTACGCCGCAGATACGCGCGGCTACACGTACGCCGGGACTCTGGAGTACGACGACCATGACTTTTCAGCGCGCTACGCCCTTGCGGCGATGCCCACCGTGGCCAACGGCATTGCGTACGACTGGGCCTTCCATCGCGCCAGCGGGCAGAACTTTGAACTGGAGTACCGAAAGGGCTTGTTCTCTCCTCTATTCAAGGAAGACCGCAAGGGCGTAATCCGGGTGCTTGGTTTTGTGAATCACGCACACATGGGCAGCTATCGCGAGGCGAACGTTGCGTTTCTAAACCACACGGATACGACACCGGATGTGACCAAGCATGAGCACTTTGCGTCGGTGAAGTACGGTGTGGGACTGAACCTGGAGCAGCAGGTGACGACGAATCTGCGCGGATTTATGCGTCTTGGGTGGAATGAAGGTCAGAACGAGTCGTACGCCTATACAGAAGTCGATCAGACGGTAGTATTCGGTGCTGATTACGCGATGGCGGGGCATGGACGCCCCAATGACAAGATTGGTATGGCTTTCGTCTCGAATGCCATCAAGAGGGACCACCAGACTTACCTGAAGCTGGGTGGACAGGGATTTTTGCTCGGGGATGGGACGCTCAACTATGGACGCGAGGACATTCTGGAGGCGTACTACAACACCCACACCTGGCGGGGTCTGTTCTTTGCCTTCGGATCGCAGGGGATCTTTCATCCTGGCTACAACACCGACCGCGGCCCAATCTGGGTGCCAACGGTGCGGGCGCACGTGGACTTCTAATCCTTGCCGGAGATGCCATAAAAATGGGACAGACCAAGGTCTGTCCCATTTTTATGCGTATGATTTTCCTGCGATCTAGTACCTCAGCGGGCTGGCGTCGATCTGCTGGATGATGAACTGCGCAAAAAGTTGGCCGAGATGCGTTGTTGGATGAACCGAATCCGCAAACTCGAAAGTCTGAGCCGCATTGGGTGCGGTCAGAGTCTTCGGCGAGCAGAAGAGGGAGTCCGTGAAAAACGAAGGGTTATTCAAATGGAGTTGCGTGGCCCTTGCAACCTGAGCCTGGGCATCGCAAGCAGTTCCGGTATTGGATACCTGGAATCCAAGTTCCTTGAAGTTTTTGGTGCTATTTTCCAGGAATGTGAATAGATCGATTGAGATCACCTGATTGAGTAGGCCCTGTTGTTGAAGGCTTCCCTCCAGGGCGGTATTGAAGACTTGAGAGACCTGCGTCAAAGTCGCGCCATGATCCGCGCTGGCAGCACCTTCGGGAGTTACCCCCAGATCGGGCATATTAAACAGCACAATGCGCGGAGATCCGTTTTCCTTCAAGGTATGAACGACAGTGGCCAAATCCACAGCAGCCTGTTCGATTGCCGCAATGGCAGCTTGCTGGGCCGCAGCCGTACCTGCTGCCTGTGCTGCTTCCAGATCAACCTGGATATCGTTAGGGCCTGCCTGGAGGAAAACGATTTGGTTCGAGTTGAATCTCTTGTGAACTTTCAGATAGATCTGTACCTGTTCGGTTACAGGAATCGTTGTCGCTAAAGCAAAATCCGCATTTCGCGTGCCTGGCGGCGCGTGATTCACTCCTATGGGGTCTTTCACGCGGGAACCGCCCTGCCCATAGCAAAGCCCATTGACAGGAATAAGCGGAATACCGAAGCCTCCGAGCGCCGCCGGTTCAAGGACGGATCCGTAGTGCTCAGCGACAACTTGAGGAAAGATCAGAGTTGGATTTGTAGAAAACTTGCCACCGCCGAAGAATAGTGTGGCGAAGGGAGAATAGACGCCGCAGTCCATCAGGCTATCTCCAAAGGCTACGAACTGGATTTTGCCGTGTCCTTCGGAATCCTCAGAAGCATCGATTTGCGATGCCTGCAAAGGTTCCAAACTGAACATGGCGATGGCTGCGATGGAAAGCAGGCGCATGAGACCGTTGAGCATACTGCTCGGTCTTAAGCGCAGTCCAGAACTGCTCGTTTTTTTCTGGCTGTTCATAAATCTCTCCTGGAGGATGTAGGCATCGCTCCGACGAAATGAACCCTCCAGCAAATCTTTATTCCAAAAGGTCGCCACTATACTTTGTCTGTGGCGACTCTTTTTCTTGTCTCGGCGTTTGCTCTCGGCCTTCTGCTGGGTTCATTTCTTAATGTCTGCATTGCGCGATTACCTCAGCATGAGTCGATCGTTTCGCCACGCTCGCGCTGTGGAAGCTGCGGCCGCGAGATCCGCTGGTACGACAATGTTCCGCTGCTGAGTTACGTGGTGCTTGCAGGAAAGTGCCGCGACTGCGGCAGCCGGATCTCGCTGGTGTATCCGGCGGTGGAACTGGCGACCGGGATATGGTTTGCGCTGGCCGTCTATCTGGGTGCCGGCGCTCTGCAGATTGCGACCCTCTGGGTGGCTGGCTTTCTTCTCATCGGCCTGGCGGTAATGGATTGGCAGACCCACTTGCTGCCGGACGGGTTCACCCTGACCGGGATTCTGCTCGGCATGATGCTGATCTGCACGCGGACGATCTTTCTGGGCCCACATGAGGGCGACGTTCTCCTCGCCAAACACCACATTGAGCTGCGAGCGCCTGGGGCCACGCATGACGGTGGCAATATCTTTCTGACCGGATCCGAGAGCCTGATCTTCGGTCGGCTTGCGGCAGTGGTGGGAGCGTTTCTTCTGCTCTTTGCGATTCGTGCTCTTTATAAGCTGGTGCGGAAGCGCGATGGCATGGGGCTGGGGGATGCGAAGCTGCTGGCGATGATTGCGGCATTCCTGGGATTCGCTCCTGCTCTCTTTGCCCTCTTTGTCGGAGTCTGCGGAGCGACGTTTTATGCCGTCCTGCTCCTCATGCGAGGCAAGGCAAGCGGGGCCACACGGCTTCCCTTTGGAAGTTTTCTGGCTGTAGGCGGCATGGTCAGCGCGCTGTACGGAGAGGCCGTCGTGGCTTGGTACACTTCTCTCTTTCGATGAAAAGCCTTCTCCTGTTCGCTCTGTTCTCCGCCACTCTCTTTGCGCAGGCCCCGAAAGGAAAAACGATGCATGCCACGGGAAGTTTTGAGGTCAAGCTGACGCCCCAGCAGTCCACTTCGGAGACGACGCCGGACCCAACGCGGGGCCGCATGTCCATCGACAAGCACTTCCACGGGGCGCTGGAGGGGACATCCCTGGGCGAGATGCTGAGCGGAGGAAACCCAGCCACAGGTTCCGCCGGATATGTCGCCATTGAGCGCGTGACCGGAACCCTGGACGGAAAGTCGGGCAGTTTTCTGCTGCAACACTCTGCCACGATGCATGCGGGGCAGTTTTCCCTGACGATTACGGTGATCCCTGGCTCGGGTACCGGGGAGCTGGTTGGCCTCGCCGGCTCGATGAACATTGTCATAGAAGGTGGGAAGCACAGCTACACCTTCGAGTACACGCTCCCCTAGCCATGGCTTCCGTTGATGGATCGTGAACAAGAACGGCTAAAAACTGCGGCCCGTTCCTGTTGATGATCGGCCGTTTCTTGACACTGACTTGATACGAACTAAAATCAGACGTGCGGCGTCAATTCCGGCGCCTCTTCAGCCGACAGCAAGGACCCGATGCAGAGCTACCCCTACCTCTGGAACTATCTTCCGCTCGTCATGCAGGTGCTTGTGGCCATTGGGCTTGCAAGCGCTTTTGTGGCGATCAGCTTCGTCATTGGCAAGCACAAGCGGAACAAGACCAAGCTCGGAGCATACGAGTGCGGCATGGATCCTGTGGGCGATGCGCGCGGACGCTTTTCGGTACGGTTTTACATGGTGGCGATGCTCTTCATCCTGTTCGACGTGGAAGCGGTCTTTATGCTTCCCTGGGCAGTGATTTTTCGTCGGCTTCCGGCGATTACCGGCCAACGCTTCTTCGGTTTCTGGGAGATGGTGGTTTATCTCGGATTTGTGGGTGTGGGCTTGTTCTATGTCTGGAAGAAGGGCATTCTGGACTGGGCGGAAGACCGGGGTGACCTGTAATGGCTGAACCTCTTTTGACTCTTGACGCCGTACGCGAGGGTATGCCGGCCAACCCGGCCTTTGTGGCTGTGGAAGCGATGGCGACCAAGGCGAAGTTCGATCGGAACGAACTGACGATCACCGTGGCGCGCCAAGACATCGTGGCTGCGTGTAAGGCCGTGCAGGCTGCGGGCTATAACTTCTTTGAAACCGTCACTGCCGTTGACTGGTATCCGAACGAGCCGCGCTTTGTACTGGCATACCACATTGTTTCGATGACATTGAAAGAACGGATCCGGCTTGCGGTCGAAATCTCCGGAGAGAATCCTTCGGTCGATACGATTACCGCCGTTTGGCCGTCCGCAAACTTTTACGAGCGCGAAGTCTTCGACCTCTTCGGCATTCACTTTGCCGGTCACCCGAATCTGACGCGCATCATGATGCCGCTGGACTGGGAAGGTCATCCGCTCCGCAAGGATTACCCGGTGGAGGGATATCGCTAATGGCAGTTCTGGAAAACCCCTTCGATACACCGGTCCTGAAGTCCCGCGATCCGCAGAACCCTTCCCTGGAAGAGGTGGCTGCGGACTCGGCCCGTAATAACCAGGATCCTGCTGGAGACCAGACGATGGTCCTGAACATGGGACCGCAGCATCCTTCGACGCACGGCGTGTTGCGCCTGCTGCTGGAGATTGACGGTGAAGCGGTGATTTCGTGTTCACCGGATATCGGCTATCTGCATACCGGCATTGAGAAGACCTGCGAAGCGAAGTTCTATCAGCAGGTAGTTCCGCTAACGGACCGCATCGACTACCTCTGTCCGATGACCAATAACCTGGCCTACTGCCTGGCGGTCGAGAAGCTCCTGGACCTTGAGATCCCTGAACGCGCGCAGACGCTGCGCGTTCTGATGAACGAGCTGACGCGCATCCAGTCCCATCTGGTATGGCTGGGAACGCACGCGATGGATATCGGCGCGCTGACCGTGTTTCTGTACTGCTTCCGCGAACGCGAAGAGATTCTGCGCATCTTTGAGGCGATCTCCGGCCAGCGCATGATGACGAGCTACTTCCGCATCGGCGGCCTGAGCATGGAACCGCCGATCGATTTCTGGGAGCGCACGCGCAAGTTCCTGAAGAGAATGCCCGAAAAGATCAAGCAGTACGAAGATCTGCTCACGGGAAACCCGATCTGGTTTGGCCGTTTGAAGGGTGTTGGATATCTCTCGCCTGAAGATGCCATCGCTCTCGGCGTGACTGGACCACCGCTCCGTGCTTCCGGTGTGGATTGGGATCTTCGCCGCGACATGCCGTATTCGGGCTACGAAAAGTATCAGTTCAAGGTGCCGGTTTCAACGGCTGGTGATGTGTGGGCTCGTTATGTGGTCCGCATGGAAGAGATGTACGAGTCGGTCAAGATCTGCGTACAGGCAATGGATCGTATGCCTGAGGGTCGCATCGTAGCCGATGCGCCGAAGATCATTCTTCCCGACCGCGAACAGATGAAGACGCAGATGGAGTCCTTAATCCATCACTTCAAGATTGTGACAGAAGGCTTTGCCGTTCCGGCGGGCCAAGTGTACCAGGCGGTGGAATCTCCGCGTGGTGAGATGGGATACTACGTCGTCAGCGATGGTACGGCGAAGCCGTATCGTGTGCATATGCGGAACCCGAGCTATGCGACACTTCAGGCGCTGGAGACAATGTGCAAGGGTAAGCTATTGGCCGATGTTGTGGCTGTGATTGGGTCGATCGATATTGTGCTGGGCGAGATCGACCGGTAGTGGATGAGAAGTTACACCGCGAGATGTGGACTTCCTGGGCGTCTCTGCTTCGCAGCTATGCTGCAGCCCACGGTCTGAACAGTCCACAGCACGCGGTGGTGGAAGTTTCAGAAGAACGGATTACCGTACGGCACGGTTTGAAGTGGATCAGCTTCACTTCGGCGGCGTACAAGAGCAGTGATGGAAGTACGGTTCCCTTCTCTTTGACGGAGAATGGGACCGCCGTTGTAGACGGGCTGGAAGATGAAATGGATTTAGCCGCCGAAAGGCTGGCACGGGAGATCATTGCAGCGTGAGTGCTATTGCCAACTCGATCTTTTCGCCGGAGACTGCGGCGCGCTTTGACCATCTGGTCACGATCTATCCTGTGCGCCGCTCTGCCCTGGTGCCGATGCTGCTCTACGCGCAGGATGATATCGGCTATGTCTCCGACGCGGTAGTAGCGGAGATCGCGCAGCGACTCGATCTGTTAGAGCTCGATGTTCGCGGCGTGCTGTCGTACTACTCCATGCTGCGGACCAAACCCGCGGGCAAGTACAACGTACAGGTCTGTACCAACATCTCCTGCATGCTGGTGGGCGGATACGATCTTCTGGACCACTGCAAGGCCAAGCTAGGTATTGGGCACAAGGGCGTGACGGCCGACGGTCTGTTTTCGCTTGAAGAAGTAGAGTGCATTGGGGCCTGTTGCTGGGCGCCGGCGATCCAGGTGAACTACGACTTCCACGAGAATGTGACGAACATCAAGATGGACGCCATCCTGGAAGACTATGCCGCCGGACGCGGAAAGGACGTGAAGTAATGCCAGTCCTTGTTTCGCATCCTGATGAAGTCAAGATCCTTTCGCGCCGGTTTGGACAGGGCGCGGCAGAGATCGAGAAGTACGTTGAAATGGACGGCTACAAGGCTGTGCAGAATGCCATTACGAACGGTCCCGAATGGGTGATTACGGAGATGAAGGCGAGCGGCCTGCGCGGTCGCGGCGGCGCTGGATTCCCGACGGGCCTGAAGTGGAGCTTTGTTCCCAAAGTTTCGGAGAAGCCGAAGTATGTCCTGGTGAACGGCGACGAGTCGGAGCCGGGTACCTGCAAAGATCATGTGATCTTTCTGCACGATCCGCATGCGGTGATTGAAGGTACGATGATCGCCGGCCTGGCGATCGGCGCGAAGATGGGCTTTATCTACCTGCGCGGGGAGTATCGCTATCTGCTGAAGATCGTGGAGAAGGCCGTGGCCGACGCGTATGCGAAGGGCTACCTCGGCAAGAATATTTTTGGCCACGAGGGCGTGGACTTCGACATTGTGACGCAGACGGGCGCGGGAGCGTACGAGGTCGGCGAAGAGTCGGCCCTGATGGAGTCGCTCGAAGGCAAGCGTGGCATTCCGCGTATCAAGCCTCCCTTCCCTGCCATTGTGGGACTCTACGGCGGACCGACGGTGATCAATAACGCCGAGACGATTGCGTCCGCACCACCGATTCTTCTGATGGGCGGCGAAGCGTATGCCAAGGTAGGCAGCGAACGCAACGGTGGAACGCGACTCTTCGGCATCTCGGGCCATGTGAACAAGCCCGGCGTGTACGAGCTGCCGATGGGTTACTCGCTGCGCAAAGCGATTTACGAAGTGGCTGGCGGGATCAAGGGTGGACGCGCGCTGAAGGCAGTTGTTCCCGGTGGATCTTCGTGCCCGGTGCTTCTGCCGGAGGAGATCGATGTCGGTCTGGATTTCGACCAGATGGGCAAGGCTGGAACGATGCTTGGCTCGGGCGGCATTGTGGTGCTGGACGAAACGGTCTCCATAGTCGAGTTCGCCATGCGCACGATGAAGTTTTACCAGCATGAATCCTGCGGCTGGTGCATTCCCTGCCGCGAAGGTACGGACTGGCTTCTGAAGACGCTGACGCGCTTCTACGATGGCGGCGGCAATAAAAAAGACATCAACAATATTCAATACCTCGCTGAGAACATGATGGGCCGTACCTTCTGCCCGTTGGGCGATGCTGCGGCGATGCCGACGCTTGGGTTTATCAAGAAGTTCCGTCATGAGTTCGAGGAGTATCTCGAAGGCAAGCGCACGGAGAAGCAGTTCATTACAGTGCAGGACCTTGTTGGAGCTGGACACTAATGGCAGACGTAACACTGACAGTTGACGGCCAGAAGATCACCGCTCCGGCGGGGACCCTGCTGATTGATGCCTGCAAGAACGCGGGTATACAGATTCCTGCGTTCTGCTACTACCCTGGGCTTTCGCTCCAGGCCGCTTGCCGCATGTGCGTGGTCCGCATCGAGAAGGTGCCCAAGCTCGCGACAGCATGCACCACCACGGTTGCAGAGGGCATGGTCGTCCAGTCCGAGACGCCCGAGATCGCGCAGGCGCGCAAGGCGACGATTCAACTGCTGCTGGGCAATCACCCGCTCGACTGCCCGGTCTGCGACGCGGGCGGCGAGTGCGAACTGCAGGACATGACCTTCAAGTATGGGGCGGCGGATAGCTTCTACACCGAGCCGAAGAACCACCGCGAAGAGCAGAAGTGGTCGCCAACGGTGTACTTCGATCGTCCACGTTGCATCCTCTGCTACCGCTGTGTGCGTATGTGCGGCGAAGGCATGGATGTCTTCGCTCTGGGCATTCAGAACCGCGGATCGTCTGCTGTCATCGCTCCGAACATTCCCATGACGCAGAGCGACAACGGCATGCAGGCGCTCGACTGCGAAGAGTGCGGCATGTGCATCGATGCCTGCCCTGTAGGTGCGTTGACCTCGGACAGCTATCGCTACAAGACCCGCCCGTGGGAGATGAACCACGTGGCCACCGTTTGCACGCACTGCGGCGACGGTTGCAAGACGACGCTCGGTGTCCGGTCCACCATGGACGGCGCTGAGATCATGCGCGGAGATAACCGCGACAAGAGCGGAATGAACAACGACTTCCTCTGCGCGAAGGGCCGGTATGGCTTCGACTTCGCCAACCGCGAGGACCGCATTACGCAGCCGCTGGTTCGGCAAGCCGATGGAACGCACAAGACTGTGAGCTGGGAAGAGGCGCTTACTCTGGTGGGCAGCAAGCTGCGTTCGATTCGCGATGAAAAAGGCGGCCAGAGCATCGGCGTCATCGGATCGAACCGCATTACGAACGAAGAAGCTTACCTTCTGCAGAAGTTCGCACGTTCGGTACTGGGAACGGCAAACATCGATCATCACCGCACGGCGGACTATGTTGCCTTTGCTGAGGCTCTGGCTGGAACAACGGACCGCATGGCTTCACAGCGGGACGTTGTGAGCGCTCCCGCGGTGCTCCTGATCGGCGGCGATCCTACCAATGAGAATCCCCTTACGGCGTGGAATCTGCGCACCAACGTTCGCCTGAACAACGCGCGCGTTTACGTGGCCAATCACGAAGCGATCAAGCTGCGCCGCCAGGCGAAGAGCTTCTTGTCCATTGCGCCGTTTGGCTATGGCGCTCTGGCAAACTTCCTCGCCGGAGACGAGAGCGCATCTGCTTCTGTCTCTTCTAACGCGGATTCGCTCAAATCGTTCCGCGAGGCTGTCGCAAGCGAAGCCTCTCTCGTTGTCGTTATCGGTTCCGAGATGCGTGGCCAGGACCTGAAGACGATGGTCGCTGCCCTGCCCAACGCGAAGTTTGCGTTGCTCTCCGACTACGTGAATTCCCATGGCGCTGCCGATATGGGCCTGCTGCCGGATGTTCTTCCCGGATATCAGCCATGGATCAAGCCCGGCAGCTTCGCCACGGAGTACGGCGACCGGTTTCCTCACGCACATGGTCTCGATCTGCTCGCCATGTTCGATGCTGCCCAGGCCGGGAACCTCGATGCGTTGTATATCGTAGGTGCGAACCCGGTATCGCGCTATGCCGTTGACCGTGCTGCTCTGAAAAATACGTTCGTCGTCGTGCATGAGATGTTCCTGACGGAGACGGCCCTGCTGGCCGATGTGATCTTGCCAGCGGCGAACCTCTACGAGAAGTCTGGTTCGGTCACGAACAGCTACGGCGATCTTCAGCTTGTTTCGAAGGCCGGGGATCGCGCCGGTGTTCGTTCCGACTTCGAACTGATCGTGCGCGTTGCCGACAAGATGGGCGCGGATGTGAAGAAGCTGGTTCCCTTCGGCAAGAATCCCGGTCTGCGTGCGGATCTCGGACAGACCCGCGGAGCGCAGTCTGGTGAGGCCGACCGTCACGCTGTCTGGCTCTCGGCGAACAACCTTGAACCGAAGCTTTCTCCCTTTGATCCCTTCGCCATTCTCGACGAGATACAGCGTCTGGTGCCGGGATATGATCTGCGTCGTCTGCAGCTTCTCTCCAGCAATGACCAGCATCTTTCCACCGTTGCCCAGCCCGGATCGCAACTCGTGCAGATCGATACCACACATCAGCGGCGCGATCTTGTGCTTCCGGCGAAGGACACACTCTTTACCTCAGGAACGCTGGGCCGTTATTCTCCGAAGCTCACGGAACTTGCCGCGCGCTACAGCAAGCTGACCCACGAACATACCCAAACGGCTGCCGACTAATGACTTTCATGAAGGACAAAGAGACCGAGTGAACCACCTGACGCCATTCCAGACCTACTTCCTGATTACCCTGCTGAAGCTGGTCGTCGTGCTCGTCCTGACCCTGACGGCGGTAGCTTATACCGTTCTGCTGGAGCGCAAGGTGCTGGGCCGCATTCAGAATCGGTGGGGACCCTCGCGTGTGGGACCTTTTGGTCTGCTGCAACCATTGGCGGACGGAATCAAGCTCTTTCTCAAGGAAGACCTGATGCCGCTGGCCGTCGAGCGTCCGCTCTTTGTGCTGGCACCGGTGATCGCCCTTGGTTGCGCTCTGATCTCGATCGCAGTCGTTCCCTTCGGTGCGCTCACAACGGTCAAGGGCGTCGACATCTTCCAGGTCTCCGATATCAACATCGGCCTTCTGGTCGTTCTAGGCATTACATCCATCGGCGTCTACGGCATTGCGCTCTCCGGCTGGAGTTCCAATAACAAGTACTCTCTCCTTGGCTCGCTCCGCGCTACGGCGCAGATGATCAGCTACGAGCTGGCGCTTGGACTTTCGCTGGTGGGCTGCGTAATGCGTTCGCAGTCGCTGCGTCTGCGCGACATTGTGGATTCGCAGTCGGCGCACGGCATGCGTTCGTGGAATGTCATCGGTGGCCTGCAGATCGTTGGGTTCTTTATTTACCTGATGGCGGCATATGCCGAGACCAATCGCGCTCCGTTCGATCTGCCCGAAGCGGAGTCTGAGCTGGTGGCGGGATACCATACGGAGTATTCCTCCATGAAGTTTGCGATGTTCTTCATGGCCGAGTATGCCAATATGATCACCGTCGCGTGCGTGGCAACTCTACTCTTCTTCGGTGGCGCAAGTTCGCCCTTCGGGCATCTGATCCCCGACTTTGGTGGGACCATTGTGCAGGCGATTCTGCCGATCTTCTGGTTTGTCTTCAAAGTGCTTTGCTTCCTGTTTCTCTACATCTGGGTGCGCGGAACGTTGCCGCGCTTCCGGTATGACCAGCTCATGAGTTTTGGATGGAAGTTTCTGCTCCCGCTGGCCATGGCAAATATTCTGGTCACGGCGCTCGTTCTCGCGATCCACGGATAGCGACTTATTCACGCGGTACTTAACTCGTCTCGAATCGCTGTAGCGTTTGAAGGATTTATCAGCCGATGCAACTTGTGCTGTTTCTCATCTTCGCCGTGCTGTGTGTCGCTGGAGCCCTGAACCTGCTCTTTCAGCGGCACCCCATCAACTCCGCCCTTTCATTGGTGGTGGTGATGATGTCGCTCGCCGTCATCTATTGGACGTTGGGCGCGGAGTTTCTGGCTGCGGCCCAGGTGATCGTCTACGCTGGCGCTGTGATGGTGCTCTTCGTCTTTGTCGTCATGCTGCTCAATGCAGGCGAAGAAGAACGGACCACGGGCAGTCGCGCTGCGTACATTGCCGGTATCCCCGGCGTTGCCGCGATTCTCGCCCTGTTGACCTACATCTTCATGCATGAGCGTGCGGCACTGGGTTACGCCACGCTGGGCGGATCGCTGAACCATACGACATCGAATATCACGGAGATCTCGCGTGTGCTCTTCACCGAGCTTCTTTTGCCATTTGAGGTCACAAGCATCCTGATTCTTGTTGCCATTCTCGGCGCCGTGGTTCTGGCAAGGAAGGAGCAGTAGATGGTTCCCATTGCGTATTACCTTATCCTCGCTGCTGTTCTCTTCTGCATCGGCATTGGATCGTTCTTGATCAAGCGCAATATCATCACGATCTTCATGTCGATCGAGTTGATGCTGAATGCTGTGAATCTGACCTTTGTTGCCTTCGCCCATGAGTGGAAGATGGTGCATGGTCAGATCTTTGTCTTCTTTGTGATGGTGGTGGCAGCGGCGGAAGCTGCGGTGGGTCTTGCCATCATCATCGCTATCTTCCGTGCCCGGCACACCTTGAACGTTGACCAGATCAACCTGATGAAGAACTAAGGACGAGCCGAAACGATGTCTCCTCAATACCTCTGGTTCATACCGCTGCTTCCCTTCCTGGGTTTCCTGGTCAACGGGACCGTGGGCCGCAGACTTCCTCGCGCCGCGGTGTCGGGCGTGGCTTTGCTCTCTACTGGTCTGTCCGCTGCGCTGGTGGCGTGGCTTTGGGTCACGATGAAGGCCGTGAACTCTCCGCTCTCGATGAGCATCGCGTCGCGTCCCTGGATCACCGTCCCCGGTTTCCACGTCGACTTCGCCTTTGCCGTCGACCATCTCACCTTGATCATGCTGGGCGTGGTGACGGGTGTTGGCTTTCTGATTCATCTGTATTCCGTGGGCTACATGGCGCATGAAGAGGGATACTGGCGCTTCTTCGCTTACCTGAATCTGTTCATGTTTTTCATGCTGGTGCTCGTCCTGGCCGAAAGCTTCCTTCTGCTCTTTGTCGGCTGGGAGGGCGTGGGTCTTGCTTCGTATCTCCTGATCGGCTTCTACTTCACGAAGGACTCTGCCTCGAACGCAGGCAAGAAGGCCTTCGTCGTCAACCGCATCGGTGACTTCGGCTTCCTTCTGGCGATGTTCCTGACCATTGCG
This genomic stretch from Terriglobus saanensis SP1PR4 harbors:
- the nuoF gene encoding NADH-quinone oxidoreductase subunit NuoF — encoded protein: MPVLVSHPDEVKILSRRFGQGAAEIEKYVEMDGYKAVQNAITNGPEWVITEMKASGLRGRGGAGFPTGLKWSFVPKVSEKPKYVLVNGDESEPGTCKDHVIFLHDPHAVIEGTMIAGLAIGAKMGFIYLRGEYRYLLKIVEKAVADAYAKGYLGKNIFGHEGVDFDIVTQTGAGAYEVGEESALMESLEGKRGIPRIKPPFPAIVGLYGGPTVINNAETIASAPPILLMGGEAYAKVGSERNGGTRLFGISGHVNKPGVYELPMGYSLRKAIYEVAGGIKGGRALKAVVPGGSSCPVLLPEEIDVGLDFDQMGKAGTMLGSGGIVVLDETVSIVEFAMRTMKFYQHESCGWCIPCREGTDWLLKTLTRFYDGGGNKKDINNIQYLAENMMGRTFCPLGDAAAMPTLGFIKKFRHEFEEYLEGKRTEKQFITVQDLVGAGH
- a CDS encoding molybdopterin-dependent oxidoreductase is translated as MADVTLTVDGQKITAPAGTLLIDACKNAGIQIPAFCYYPGLSLQAACRMCVVRIEKVPKLATACTTTVAEGMVVQSETPEIAQARKATIQLLLGNHPLDCPVCDAGGECELQDMTFKYGAADSFYTEPKNHREEQKWSPTVYFDRPRCILCYRCVRMCGEGMDVFALGIQNRGSSAVIAPNIPMTQSDNGMQALDCEECGMCIDACPVGALTSDSYRYKTRPWEMNHVATVCTHCGDGCKTTLGVRSTMDGAEIMRGDNRDKSGMNNDFLCAKGRYGFDFANREDRITQPLVRQADGTHKTVSWEEALTLVGSKLRSIRDEKGGQSIGVIGSNRITNEEAYLLQKFARSVLGTANIDHHRTADYVAFAEALAGTTDRMASQRDVVSAPAVLLIGGDPTNENPLTAWNLRTNVRLNNARVYVANHEAIKLRRQAKSFLSIAPFGYGALANFLAGDESASASVSSNADSLKSFREAVASEASLVVVIGSEMRGQDLKTMVAALPNAKFALLSDYVNSHGAADMGLLPDVLPGYQPWIKPGSFATEYGDRFPHAHGLDLLAMFDAAQAGNLDALYIVGANPVSRYAVDRAALKNTFVVVHEMFLTETALLADVILPAANLYEKSGSVTNSYGDLQLVSKAGDRAGVRSDFELIVRVADKMGADVKKLVPFGKNPGLRADLGQTRGAQSGEADRHAVWLSANNLEPKLSPFDPFAILDEIQRLVPGYDLRRLQLLSSNDQHLSTVAQPGSQLVQIDTTHQRRDLVLPAKDTLFTSGTLGRYSPKLTELAARYSKLTHEHTQTAAD
- the nuoH gene encoding NADH-quinone oxidoreductase subunit NuoH; the encoded protein is MNHLTPFQTYFLITLLKLVVVLVLTLTAVAYTVLLERKVLGRIQNRWGPSRVGPFGLLQPLADGIKLFLKEDLMPLAVERPLFVLAPVIALGCALISIAVVPFGALTTVKGVDIFQVSDINIGLLVVLGITSIGVYGIALSGWSSNNKYSLLGSLRATAQMISYELALGLSLVGCVMRSQSLRLRDIVDSQSAHGMRSWNVIGGLQIVGFFIYLMAAYAETNRAPFDLPEAESELVAGYHTEYSSMKFAMFFMAEYANMITVACVATLLFFGGASSPFGHLIPDFGGTIVQAILPIFWFVFKVLCFLFLYIWVRGTLPRFRYDQLMSFGWKFLLPLAMANILVTALVLAIHG
- a CDS encoding NADH-quinone oxidoreductase subunit J family protein, with the translated sequence MQLVLFLIFAVLCVAGALNLLFQRHPINSALSLVVVMMSLAVIYWTLGAEFLAAAQVIVYAGAVMVLFVFVVMLLNAGEEERTTGSRAAYIAGIPGVAAILALLTYIFMHERAALGYATLGGSLNHTTSNITEISRVLFTELLLPFEVTSILILVAILGAVVLARKEQ
- the nuoK gene encoding NADH-quinone oxidoreductase subunit NuoK, whose translation is MVPIAYYLILAAVLFCIGIGSFLIKRNIITIFMSIELMLNAVNLTFVAFAHEWKMVHGQIFVFFVMVVAAAEAAVGLAIIIAIFRARHTLNVDQINLMKN